From Sparus aurata chromosome 9, fSpaAur1.1, whole genome shotgun sequence, a single genomic window includes:
- the rapgef4a gene encoding rap guanine nucleotide exchange factor 4 isoform X3, protein MAGLLVPPYGVMESGCSADKMPDKENISNNSFVSVSKHQNQKSFIESPAKPHLKCISQVPSEKILRAGKILRNAILSWAPHMIRDRKYHLKTYRQCCVGTELVDWQMQQSSCVHSRIQAVGMWQVLLEEGVLNHVDQELSFQDKYLFYRFLDDEQEDAPVPTEEERKESQEELQDTLLLLSQIGPDAHMRMILRKHPAERTSDDLEIIYEELLHIKALSHLSTTVKRELAGVLIFESHAKAGTVLFNQGEEGTSWYIILKGSVNVVIYGKGVVCTLHEGDDFGKLALVNDAPRAASIVLREDNCHFLRVDKEDFNRILRDVEANTVRLKEHGQDVLVLEKCLSSSRTSSQGASSSHYKYKVMSGTPEKILEHLLEMMRLDSQFTESDSALEDFVLMHCVFIPNSQLCPVLMAHYHAQASQGSDQEKLDYTLNNKRRVIRLVMQWAAVHGDYLQEEEVAVAFLEEFLIAVSNDAKAIPALRDQLTKLEKIVKRNTEDARVSQKKHKILLRQFSMGDEKLQKRQPIKSSDEILFKVYCCDHTYTTIRAPVAASVREVIGAVADKLGSAEDLLLVNLSSAGDKVIFKPNDVSVFSTLSINGRLFACRRDQLDSLTPLPEQEGPATGLLASFELMSSKDVAFHMTSYDWELFHCVHELELIYHTFGRQNMKKTTVNLDLFLRRFNEIQFWVITEVCLCSQLSKRVQLLKKFIKIAAHCKEYRNLNAFFAVIMGLSNPAVCRLNQTWEKLPSKFKKFYVEFENMMDPSRNHRAYRLTVAKLEAPIIPFMPLLIKDMTFTHEGNKTCVDNLVNFEKMRMIANTVKIVRYCRSQPFSPDSPVASKNHPEVRTYVRQLHVIDNQRTLTQLSHRLEPRRS, encoded by the exons ATGGCGGGACTGCTCGTCCCACCCTATGGTGTGATGGAAAGTGGGTGCAGCGCTGACA aaATGCCAGACAAAGAGAACATAAGCAACAACTCATTCGTTTCAGTCTCCAAACATCAGAATCAG aAGTCATTCATTGAAAGTCCAGCCAAACCCCACCTTAAATGCATTTCTCAG GTCCCCTCTGAGAAGATCCTGCGGGCGGGGAAGATTCTCCGTAATGCCATCCTCTCCTGGGCACCTCATATGATCAGAGACAGGAAGTACCATTTGAAGACATACAG GCAGTGTTGTGTGGGGACAGAGTTGGTCGACTGGCAGATGCAGCAGAGCTCCTGCGTCCACTCTCGTATTCAGGCTGTGGGCATGTGGCaggtgctgctggaggagggtGTTCTCAACCATG TGGACCAGGAGCTGAGCTTCCAGGACAAGTACCTCTTCTACCGCTTCCTGGATGACGAGCAGGAGGACGCTCCTGTGCCcaccgaggaggagaggaaggagagccaagaggagctgcaggacactctgctcctcctctctcagaTTGGACCTGACGCCCACATGAGGATGATCCTGAGAAAACA CCCGGCTGAGAGAACATCAGATGATTTGGAGATCATTTACGAAGAGCTGCTGCATATAAAGGCCTTATCTCACCTCTCCACCACT GTTAAGAGAGAACTGGCAGGAGTGCTGATCTTTGAGTCCCATGCCAAGGCAGGAACCGTGT tgttCAATCAGGGGGAGGAGGGCACATCATGGTACATTATTCTGAAGGGCTCAGTCAACGTTGTCATCTATGGAAAA GGTGTTGTTTGCACGCTTCACGAAGGAGACGACTTTGGAAAGCTTGCTCTTGTCAACGATGCCCCCCGCGCCGCCTCCATTGTCCTGCGAGAGGACAACTGTCACTTCCTGAGGGTAGATAAGGAGGACTTCAACAGGATTCTTAGG gACGTGGAGGCCAACACGGTGCGTCTGAAGGAGCATGGTCAGGATGTTCTGGTGTTAGAGAAATGTCTCAGCAGCAGTCGAACCTCCAGCCAGGGAGCCTCGTCCTCCCACTACAA ATACAAGGTGATGTCGGGCACTCCTGAGAAGATTTTGGAGCACCTCCTCGAAATGATGCGGTTGGATTCTCAGTTCACAGAGTCAG ATTCAGCCTTAGAGGACTTTGTGCTCATGCACTGTGTCTTCATCCCAAACAGTCAGCTGTGTCCGGTGCTGATGGCCCA CTACCACGCTCAGGCCTCGCAGGGCTCCGACCAGGAGAAGCTGGACTACACACTGAACAACAAGCGCAGGGTGATCCGCCTGGTGATGCAGTGGGCCGCTGTGCATGGAGATTACCTGCAAGAGGAGGAGGTCGCGGTGGCCTTCCTCGAG gagTTTCTCATTGCGGTTTCTAATGACGCCAAAGCAATTCCAGCTCTCAGGGATCAACTCACGAAACTGGAGAAAATTGTAAAGCGAAA CACTGAAGATGCTAGAGTCTCACAGAAAAAG CACAAAATCCTACTGCGGCAGTTCAGTATGGGAGATGAGAAGCTTCAGAAACGTCAGCCAATCAAGAGTAGTGATGAAA TCCTATTCAAAGTCTACTGCTGCGACCACACCTACACAACGATCCGTGCACCCGTGGCCGCCTCAGTCAGGGAGGTCATCGGTGCCGTGGCCGACAAGCTGGGGTCAGCGGAGGACCTGCTCCTGGTCAACCTCAGTTCGGCAGGAG ACAAAGTCATCTTCAAGCCCAACGATGTTTCAGTTTTCTCCACACTCAGTATAAACGGACGACTGTTTGCCTGCCGGAGGGATCAGTTGGATTCGTTG acCCCTTTACCCGAACAGGAGGGTCCTGCTACAGGGCTGTTGGCCAGCTTTGAGTTAATGAGCTCCAAGGACGTGGCTTTCCACATGACTTCCTACGACTGGGAGCTTTTTCACTGTGTCCATGAG CTTGAACTTATCTACCACACATTTGGGAGGCAAAACATGAAGAAAACCACGGTGAACCTGGACCTGTTCCTAAGGAGGTTTAATGAGATTCAGTTTTGGGTGATCACagaggtgtgtctgtgttctcAGCTCAGCAAGAGGGTGCAGCTTCTCAAGAAGTTCATCAAGATTGCCGCCCA CTGTAAGGAGTACAGGAATCTGAACGCCTTCTTTGCTGTCATTATGGGACTAAGTAACCCAGCAGTGTGCAGGTTGAATCAGACCTGGGAG AAACTTCCCAGCAAGTTCAAGAAGTTTTACGTGGAATTTGAGAACATGATG GACCCGTCCAGGAACCACCGGGCATACCGGCTGACAGTCGCCAAGCTGGAGGCTCCGATTATTCCCTTCATGCCGCTGCTGATCAAAG ACATGACATTTACACATGAGGGAAACAAGACGTGTGTCGACAATTTGGTCAATTTTGAGAAAATG CGGATGATCGCAAACACAGTGAAGATAGTGAGATACTGTCGGAGCCAACCATTCA GTCCAGATTCACCCGTGGCCAGCAAGAACCACCCAGAGGTTCGGACTTATGTGCGTCAGCTCCACGTGATCGACAACCAAAGGACCCTAACTCAGCTCTCTCACAGACTTGAGCCCCGCAGGTCTTGA